A segment of the Meles meles chromosome 4, mMelMel3.1 paternal haplotype, whole genome shotgun sequence genome:
TTCAAATTGCAAACTTATTTTTCTGGAGGTGAGAGCTCTCTCTGTAATTtggatttaaaaatgtttcttagcACTTTTCTTTGGTCTCTATcaaattaaagagagaaaaccaCTAGCAAATGCTATCAATGCTTTCCCTGAGtcctgggacttttttttttttttttaagattttatttttttgtcagagagagtgagcacaggcagacaaagtggcaggcagaggcagagggagaagcaggctccccattgagcaaggagcctgatgtggggctcaatcccaggatgctgggatcatgacccaagccaaaggcagctgcttaaccaactgagccacccaggcgtcccagtccTGGGACTTTTTAAAGTGATAACCGGTGTTGGAATGGCTAAATTTTAATTGCAGGGTGCCCTTATTTTCTGTTCTTACCAAGTTAACACTTTGTTATCCTCTGCTTCTCATGAATGGTTGATTAATTCAATCAGGTACTTTATTAAAGCAGTGACTCCtaaataatttaaacatctatCAAGCTGCTCGAGCCCTGTATGGAAGAggcaatttttttctaaatctgtatttctttaaaaaatcttttaatataactaaaaaaatttaagatactGTTACACAGTTGTACAGAATGTAATTCCTCTTCACCTTATCCTCCCATTTTGAAAGTGATACATGATGGCTTGGAGCCATGGTATTTTTGCCTGTCTTTCTCCCAGTTAGAATATAACTCCTTGAGAGCAgttattttatcttaattcttCTAACCTACCTCTCAAAGCTCCAAAGTTCTGGGCTATGAAAGAGACATTCCATAAATTCTTGCTCATTAAATTGACTGTGATACAATGCCATGCATAGCGTTAGTGTGCTCaaaatttgcatatatatgtaaatgtacattgcatatatatgtgtggaAAGTGTAAGAGCAATAATCCTTTGATGTTCTAGTTGCCATTTGCAAAGTGTGCTCCTGTTTGGAACCCTTTGTTCTTTGCTGCCAAGAAAGAACATCTAGCTTGTCTGGTACTGCAGTTCTCAATATCCACTAAGTAGGCTGCCATTTTAAACTGATGTTCTAGTTTGTCCTATCATTCTTTGCCCACTTTTGGTCCACTTACATAGCTCAGTatatcatcttttttatttatttattttttttttaattttttttatttttaagattttatttatttatttgacagagagatcacaagcagacagagaggcaggcagagagagagagagggggaagcaggctctctgccgagcagagagcccgatgtgggactcgatcccaggaccctgagatcatgacctgagccgaaggcagcggcttaacccactgagccacccaggcgcccatatcatcttttttaaaatcccattttcaTCCACTCGTATGTGTAATTAATCTCTAGCATGGCTATGTTGCAACAAGAAGTCTGATTGGATATTGGTAAATGATTGTGTCACTATACTTTCTCTTCGGCCTTTTAATAACAACATCAGGTGATTGCTGATGAATGTTCTCTGGGGATGGGACTTGTCTGGTTTTTTGATCATTTTTCTAATTCCACCAAAAGAGCTGCCAATAAGTTGACTCTAGAAGTTGTATGTGATAGCATAGCAATTAGCAATTATTGAGGGTATAGACCTTAATTTCAAGTTTATACTTTTAGCTTGGGTTGAGGAAGTATTTTATAAGGTGTGGCCAGGTAGAATTACTGCAAAGAGTCCATGGATTCGCACATAcgtatttcttttcttcaatccatGAATTTAAAAAGGGTAATGGAAATAAGTATATGTGTTTGGTGGTAGTGGGTTGCTATGAAATGTTTAAAGGTTAGGGACACCTAGGTGtgtctgtcagttaagcgtccgccttcggTTCAAGTccggatcccagagtcctgggatttagccccaagtcaggttccctgctcagcaggaagtctgcttctccccccggCCTGCCCaactcatactctctttctctctctctcacacactctctctatctcaaatgaataaatgaataaataaataaataaataaataaaaccttttaaaactgtttaaagGTTAAACAGCAGTCTTCATACTAAGAATATTGGATGTCCTGGCTCTAGAGAGTGATGCAGGCTAAATCGAGTTCAGTCTTGTGGTTTCAATCCACATTCATTCTTTTTGGATCAGTCAgggtgctattttattttatttttttccagggtGCTATTTTAATTGAGCAAGTTTATGGGAATTAATTCTGCTGTTGTTCCATGCCCTGCATTATGGTAGGTATTTTGTGATCTGAGAAGAGATCTGAAGTGTAATCCTTGCTTTTGAGGAATTAAGTTTTGTTAGGAAGTTAAGGTTTTGTAAGCAGTTCTTTGGGAATTTTCCATTCTTCAGTTCTAAGAATTGAAGCTGTGAAGTGATTTGGAGAAAAGGCAATTCTACTGAAGTATTTGAAAACTAAGATCTGTGGGATCTTGCTATAAGAgaacaaatgattttatttcccaAGGCCTGAATTAATGATCTTCGGtgaaaaatcaaatgaatttcttttaatttcttaaaaatagaaaaacctgGTTATTTTAGCTAAAGAAACCAAATGAGAAAGCGTTATATGTAGTGGCCAAGATCATGGCTTTTGGTTTTGAAACCTGGGACTAAATCTCAGTTTAGCCAGTTATAAGTACAGCCTACCACATAGGATGTTGTGATGATTAATGAGATTGTGAAATCAAGGgccaagcacagtgcctgactTGTCAGAAGTCtgtcagtaattaaaaaaatgcacaaagaCAAAGAAGTCTAAAAATAATGAAGAGTAAGAAGCGGTACTTAGACACTAAAACAAAAGCAACAGCACTAGAATCTTTACATCATCTTTCTTAATCCACCATACACATTTCAGTTTAGCACCATAGAAAGGGGCTGGTGAGAAGGACAAGAAACTGGTTTTACATGATCAAAGTGGCTGAAACTTTTGGTCGGCTCATTTTCCTATCAGGAGCTGGGGAAGACTGTCcagttaaacaacaacaacaacaataacagaaaTTGTAGAGTGTGCTTCAACTAATTCTCATTAGTTTCTGTGAGGATAAATGTTGGTGGGGAACAGGAGGGTGGATGAATTAAACCAAAACTTCATCTTGACTTAACAATTTCTACTGACCTTGTAACCTTGTATAATTTGTTTCTAGAAAAATCTTATCCCTGAAAAAGGCAAAATGTATCCCCTAGATTCACATGTAATTCAGAATCATCCATTAAAACTGAAGTTTAAATTAGCAATTCTAGGTGTTCTAATCCTAATTTACAAATTCTaagatttctttaatatttataaaaagaattagTGAAAATAACACAGTAAATAATAGGAAAAACTTACAGATTGTTGATGCTATTGGGCCATAGATATAGCGGGTTTCATATCGAGTTGCTAGAACATCAGTGCCGATTTTTGCAACTTTGGcctggagaaaaaggaagttaGGGTTGGAATGATAGAAAACTAtgtaaacaggggcacctgggtggctcagtgggttaaagcctctgccttcggctctggtcatggtcccagggtcctgggatcgagccccacatcaggctctctgctcgacgggcaggggagcctgcttcctcctctctctctacttatctcctctgcctacttgtaatttttgtctgtcaaataaataaataaaaatcttaaaaaaaaagaaaactatgtaaacagtattaatttttttggtaatcaaaaaaagtaaattttactgGTTATTTGGCAACTGAagatcaaaataaaatcaacagttaaattaggaatttatttttggtaagATATGTTGTTATAGTGAAGAATTCTAAATGTGAAATCAGTTATAAATAATAATGTCATATCTCATTTTAGAtttctatcctttcttttctctcttctttctccctccctcattgTTCTCTCCCCGCCTTCcatgctttcttccttttatccTTCCCTCTAAAAAACATATTCATTCTACTTCCTCTCATATACTTTCTGGCTGCAGTTACTTGTCTCTTCCAGAGTCAGTTTCTCCCCTGTTTCTGCTTCCTTTGTTTTTATGGGCGCCACATTGCCAATGGACATTTTTGATGCTGAATTTTAGCGTGCTGAGGGAAGAAATGTGGTTGACTCTTCTTTAAAATAGTTGTTAAATTAGAGTTTCTCTTCCAAGATGAATGCATTTCATGACCTTTAATATATATTAGTATTTCATGCTATGAGAATGATTATTGGAATGAATTTTAATGGAATGTAGTCACTAACATATTAGTACCCTCAATGAAGATTTTTAGTTTGTATGTGTAATGTATATAACCAAAAGATAAGTTTTTTCTTACTTAATTTAGTTGCTGTTTAAGAACTCTTTACTCAGAATGGTTTgttgtgtgtatttgtatttttaatccaTAATACCATTTTCCTAAGGGCAGACTGAAATTGCATTGCTGTAGCTTTTCATGAACTAATCAAACTCATGGGTTCAGATTCTCAACTATATTAGCTAAATAAATGACTCTGGGCCACATATTgcttgtatattttctttgttgtataTATACAGATGGTTTTAATGACTGGTTCAAATCTCCGCTGCAACTGAAATTGAATGCTGTTGTGCTGAATACAATGGATGGAAATCAAAATGATAATAgtgacttctttttatttttaaaaatatgaggcAGCATTGGAGCCATAGCTTTTACTGAATGTTGTTCTATTTGTCAGGCCTGCATGGGATCTGGGACACTGAACTTtatctgctttatttcttttctttacagcAAAAAATACCCCTTTTTATGGATATTCACACTACAGGTTCTTGTGATGCACTGGAACCCCTATGcagaggttttatttgttttaagccaATATGACCAAATTAGTTTTCatacaaagggaaagaaaggatgcATAGTGGATCTTAGTTCCTGAAAGACAGTGTGTTCTCAATGAGGAAGCTTCACAAACACTCATAATGTTCTTTCTTTGGGTAGTAACagaattaatattatttccaAGTTGACTAGGAGGATAAAAATATAATGGATCTTCTTAAATATGGTGttttagagacagaaatagaCATCTTTGCTATTCTATTAGACTTTTGCTGCTTGTGGTTTTATAATATGTCTATGGTAAATGTTTATATAACAGTCTGTGTAGTAATGGAATTCTGGTCTGGATGGTCTAGACATTTTTCTCCACTGGCTTTGTCTTAGAATCACATCGAAAGATTTTGTCTCTATCTTTTTATCACATGAAAAATTAATCTAGGAATTATGACTTTTAACTCTAAAGTAAACTTTAAGGTAAACTCTATTAGTTTTTTCCTTTGGtattaaaatgtgaaattcttTCAATTCATGCAGTTGTTCATAGAGAAGAGTTGTTTATGAAAGTCAGTGGCAATGTCTGTCAGTGCATtaactgtagtttttttttttttttctacataccAGGTCCTTGTGGTTAGCTGGCAGTTTTGACGTATATCCATAGGGAAACAGTAGCATCTGGGAATAGGAGTGGAAGGTGATATAGGCCTTGATTGATTTCAGGTGGCTTCGAATGAAATCAGTGACAGCCTTGGTCTCTTTCTCGGACTCTGGTTCTGGGCCTCGATAGATATCCGTACATGGATTCTTGGTGTTCGGAAAAGCTGCAGTGGACATGGATGGATGAGATCACAGTCTGCTTCCCCTCAGAAAAGCTCCTGCTTCTTCTGATATGGACACACAAAATGTTTTAGACATGTTCATCTCCCAGGTTTACAGGCTGCCTCAATGTCTCTGGTGTCATAGTCATTGCAGACCAACTTTGTACACACAACTCAGAATGTGACAGACCCAGTCCATTGGAGTGTTCTTAGTCTTGTTTattttgcctctgtttcccaaGATTATAAGAATAGTACACCAGAAGCAACCCAGAGCCTGGAGCCAGATGGAATCCAGTTCCAGTTCAGAACCCAGTTCCTCTCCAACTTGTTGGGGACTGATAGCTGCTATTATCATAATTACTATggtagaataaaattaaaagctaagGTGGTATTTTCAACCAAgttaggtaaagaaaaaaatttatgaattGGGATAGTGGTAATTTCTCCTTGAATGTATATAATGAAGTCAGGTTTTTAAAACAACTACGGTGTTACCTGATGTAGCAGGGTTCTGCTTATCATTGCATTTGTATTAAACCTTTCACTTTCTTTGACCCAGCTGTTTCTTTTCACTAAAGAGCTGAAGAACTATCTGTATGCTGGTTTTAACCACTGGTATTTCTCAGCTTTTATCAGACCAAAAGAGGAGGAACCTGAGACCTCTCTTAAGATTCTGAATTTTTGTGCATCTGGATTGTGCCTGAGTTTTAGCAAGCTAGATATATTAAGTAAGAGATGGTTTGATAAACAACCCCACTCCACACTTCCTTCTATATAACAATACATTCATAATATTTCTAAAGTACGGatgattatcttttattttttagattacaAAATTAACACTCGGGATACATATtttactgaaataagtcagtggtTTAACTGAATTTGCTGtgtgaacacttttttttttttaagattttatgtatttatttatttgacagacagatcacaagtaggcggagaggcaggcagagaaagagccagaggaagcaggctccctgctgagcagagagccatgtggggcttgatcatgatctgagccagggcagaggctttaacccactgagccacccacgcacccctgaaCACTCTTTTATAGCTATTTTCCTTGAGATCAAGTGTACTACTCACAATTCCATGAGGCATTAAAATTCCTGTTGAGGTCAGTGCCGATGCATTTGGAGTTTTGGTTCTTAGAACGATTTTTTCTCCACATGCGGTTCTGCAGGATTGAATGATGGAAGTGTTTATACCAGATCAGTTTACATTTTTCAATTTGATCATTTCAGACCCTCTCTGCAGGTGTCCACAGCATTATTTGAAATCTGCCTAGTTAACCTGAGGCTcctttttatgaagaaaaatatattgttttcctatAACTTGTAATATTTTCAgaaacattgtttttttaaattactgttctAAGGCcttgataaaataatttaattaactttaaaaactgTTGATTAATTCTTGGTACTAGAAAGTGATGAATAATGTTCTGAAATTACCCGTAATTTGAATTATAACTTCATTACATCCTTCACCATTTATAGATTTCGGGTATTAAACAGGCCAAATTGTGACTGTTGGAGCATAATTTTCAGAAAGAACTGAATGTGATAGTATCTGTCTGAATGTTCAGTATTAATGTTATTTAGCAACAATAGGTCAATAAGGGATCCAGTTAAAGGACAGATAGATAACTGTGTcactcttttatttgtttattttgatacatttattCCACATCAGATTCTGTTATAGATAGACTGGAATACAGTGCCTTTTGCTTTGAGATCAGTGTTCAGAATGCCTTtaattgacttttattttttaggtagAATGTGCCTTTTCCATATCATATAACatacatttcttttataattattgctctttttctttttattcattactAGCTTCAGTAGCAgaaatttcatattatttcaagGACACCTATGTAACAAGGAAATCATGCTTGTCTTAGTCTGAAATTGAGattctttaaaattacatttttctgaaTTAGAATTAATTAGTTATTGAAACCTTAAACTTAATGCATAACAACCAGTGTGCATTAAAGTCAGTAAATACTATATTGTCCAAATGCAAACAAGAGATTATGGTCTCTTACCTGTGTCCATGACCAAATATATCCATCAACATTGAATACAGGAAGAACATAAAAATTCATTCTGTCCAGCAGTTTggtcataattttattttttccataagttTTGGCTGCCTGtaagaataggaaaaaattaaGCTGTTCGTGGAAAGTTCACTGCCACTTGGAAAGCTGTGGCTTTGATCATTTGCCCAGTGTCACATGATTTCAAACATATTTCCTCTAAATAGCATAAAAATAAGTGACCcatataaaaattacttattCAGACTAGTGAAAATAATTGAACTGACCATTCTTTAAGGGATCATTTAATTGTCAAGATTGTAGCATTCCATGTATAGTATGCAAGATGTTATGTAGGAAGAACGGAGCCAAGTAAAAAATTAGCCACACGCCTTGATTTAAATAGATTTTACCCCTCACATCCTTTAGGTAAATAAAGATTGAGTTTGTAAgcatagaaatatataaatattggagatgatttataaattaattataaataggattaaagaaaaatgctctattaataaaaaaaactcaaGCATTTAGATTGACCAATCAACTCCTTTTCTCCCAACAGATTGATATTTCTGGAATTATCTGTACATCCTATGGCTGCCTAAAATCTCTCTCATTCTTGGAAAATCTCTTCCAGATACATTTGTTCCAGAGCCAGGGGATTTCTTGTAGCCCTGTCACATGTATTCCTTTATAGGTTGAGCAAGGGGAGCTCTTGGCCCTCAGCTGAAAGAGCTGAAACAACTGCAGGGATAAATCAGTTCTACTCGCGGATTCATTCCTAGTTAAAGCATCCATGCCCAGAAAGCCATTGTCATGCATATTACATCAGCATGTTGTTTGCAAAAGCTGGCATAAAAGAGAAAGTTAAAAGATGGTAGGAAtcagaatagaatagaatgagAGGAACAACTCATAAGCTGGATTTACCTTTGAAAAAGATgagttgtttttcctttaaaaaagatgaGGGAAAGGAAATTAAGTACGAAAATTCCAAGGGTGTGATTGGCCAGTTAAAGATCTAAACAGGAACTCGAGGTCTGTGCTTTGAGCTCACCGAAGAAAGGCTAAGATTATAGGTTGTAATATGAAGGTAGCTTCGGATTGTCTATATTTCAGTATAGGAGAAACCATATCATAACCtcaaaaaattcttttagttttataaacTGTCAGCTGGAATTCAAGAAGTTTGAAGGAAGGTGTCAATTTTATAAAAACCCCAACAATGAGTAAAATCCAGAGCATTTATTTCCTGACAGCACCGAATGTGGACCCTTCTAGTTAAGTGGAATTGCACTCATTTGGAAAGGGGTGTTGCCACACAGTGAAGGGCTGGAGATTTGACAATCAAAGGAGAATTGTATGAGCGTTCCGATTCACTTACCTGATAGACAAACCACTGGCAGAATGCTGGGGAGATCCATTCTCGTGCATGAATGCCACAATCCATAAAGATAGCCTTTCTTCTTTCATCCCTTTTCCcaatctgtttaaaaataaacttgagaTATTATTTTGCATGAGCTCACACATTGATCCTTTGTTGTCCAGTAACTCCTATGCTCAAAGCAATTCTTTTCCCTGTCTTCTGTTGAATAACTGCATATGCACATATTGTTCTCAGGGAGGACAATGGCACATATCCTTAAATGTCTATACATAATTCATAATCTATCACATAgtctattttttcaaaaaattttcctAGTGTCAGAGTTGCTtttagggttttaaaaaaatcatagtatattgtttttcttattttattgttaacATCCTTTGGTCTGAGAAATAGATTTTGTGTTGTTTCTGTTTCTgccatttccttttgtttttctggcttcATAAATGGGACATTTAGCTTTGGGTGGAAAAGATTTTATAGTTGTGTTTGCAGTGGGGAGGAGGAATTAGTGGCTGGACATTTGAAGAACTGTCATTTTGAGGAGAatttagatttgttttgtttgggtaCTTAGAATAAATGGATGGCATTTCAGGGTAAGGAAGGATTTCTCAGTTCTTAAGGGCATGTTTCAGGGAAGAGTGTCTTTGGATGTAGAAAAATCCAGCAGCAGCTGAACAGTAATTGTCAGCTCCATTAAAGGAGGGAATTCCCTGTCAACATAGGGTTGAAATGCCTTACATACtgttccaggaccctgtgattctGTGATACTtaaacttctcttttcttcatggCATTTAATCACCAGCTTCACTGAATTTTAATGGATGGAAAACTTTAATCTATCAGGGACATCATAAACTCTTCTAGTAAAGacatgggataagatatttgtcTGAGTTTGTCCATTGTGTCCCACAAATGGTTTATTCAGGGACTTTATTGGTACCACCTAAAACCACCTATCACTTCTAtatgttcttcaaaaaaatataaaatttttatttcctcagaatTCACTAGTTGGATCACAAAGTAacttttaagttaatattttccCAAAATAATAAGAATCAGTAGttcttgaattatttttaccTTGAGAACATACAGTGGATTATCTTCAACAGTGGTTCCAATTTTAATACGAGAGACCATTTCAGGATGCTTATGCACCATTTTTTCAGTCCAAGCAACAATCTTGAGAACAAAACCAATTTTGAGGAgttagaataaaaaaaacaaactaaaaaaacctAAATGAGAACAAATGTTAAGggttatagttttgttttttttttttttgaactacaGGCACTTTATACTGTACCTTGTCCCAGTTATTGTACTTTGCATAGCTGTGCCTGCCTGGGATATCTTCTTTAACATCAAACTGTTTCTCAGTCTCTTCTTGCAGATCATGAATCAAGATTCTGTTTGACAGGGGaatgataaaatacacatttattggaggaaaaaaaccctagTTATCTCTCATTTACagaaattttctcttccttcttctctatcttAGATCAAGTTTGCCCTGTTTCTTCATTATTCTCTAACCATCTCTTTTAGATATGTCATGTGTCTGGCTTCAGAACTtttcatttggggcacctgggtggctcagtggttgatcgtctgccttcagctcaggtcatgatccca
Coding sequences within it:
- the CPA3 gene encoding mast cell carboxypeptidase A isoform X2, producing the protein MRFILPLGLIATTLAIAPVRFDREKVLRVKTQDEKQANIIKDLAKTNQLDFWYPDAIHHVAANMTIDFRVSEKESHSIQSALDQNKMHYEILIHDLQEETEKQFDVKEDIPGRHSYAKYNNWDKIVAWTEKMVHKHPEMVSRIKIGTTVEDNPLYVLKIGKRDERRKAIFMDCGIHAREWISPAFCQWFVYQAAKTYGKNKIMTKLLDRMNFYVLPVFNVDGYIWSWTQNRMWRKNRSKNQNSKCIGTDLNRNFNASWNSFPNTKNPCTDIYRGPEPESEKETKAVTDFIRSHLKSIKAYITFHSYSQMLLFPYGYTSKLPANHKDLAKVAKIGTDVLATRYETRYIYGPIASTIY
- the CPA3 gene encoding mast cell carboxypeptidase A isoform X3: MRFILPLGLIATTLAIAPVRFDREKVLRVKTQDEKQANIIKDLAKTNQLDFWYPDAIHHVAANMTIDFRVSEKESHSIQSALDQNKMHYEILIHDLQEETEKQFDVKEDIPGRHSYAKYNNWDKIVAWTEKMVHKHPEMVSRIKIGTTVEDNPLYVLKIGKRDERRKAIFMDCGIHAREWISPAFCQWFVYQAAKTYGKNKIMTKLLDRMNFYVLPVFNVDGYIWSWTQNRMWRKNRSKNQNSKCIGTDLNRNFNASWNSFPNTKNPCTDIYRGPEPESEKETKAVTDFIRSHLKSIKAYITFHSYSQMLLFPYGYTSKLPANHKDLTRHQVLL
- the CPA3 gene encoding mast cell carboxypeptidase A isoform X1; its protein translation is MRFILPLGLIATTLAIAPVRFDREKVLRVKTQDEKQANIIKDLAKTNQLDFWYPDAIHHVAANMTIDFRVSEKESHSIQSALDQNKMHYEILIHDLQEETEKQFDVKEDIPGRHSYAKYNNWDKIVAWTEKMVHKHPEMVSRIKIGTTVEDNPLYVLKIGKRDERRKAIFMDCGIHAREWISPAFCQWFVYQAAKTYGKNKIMTKLLDRMNFYVLPVFNVDGYIWSWTQNRMWRKNRSKNQNSKCIGTDLNRNFNASWNSFPNTKNPCTDIYRGPEPESEKETKAVTDFIRSHLKSIKAYITFHSYSQMLLFPYGYTSKLPANHKDLAKVAKIGTDVLATRYETRYIYGPIASTIYPTSGSSLDWAYNMGIKHTFAFELRDKGKFGFLLPESLIKPTCKETLLAVKFIAKYILKHTS